A window of the Plasmodium vivax chromosome 12, whole genome shotgun sequence genome harbors these coding sequences:
- a CDS encoding hypothetical protein, conserved (encoded by transcript PVX_083300A), which yields MILLQLTVLGYLNTGKTALINSIMNNDIYSNYVHTDLPIVYYKVHKEKNRSFCVEIEDTSVNVDVNVFMNMLRREITTDSRSMRNPVFSLFEKPTIPFQGGDQYNSISYGRMAYFLVFDLTNASTLEYVKMIYANMSNAYDRYYTLKPFISLVGNKYDLVTEDCELVRQAENFANENMVQLWLTSATTGRNVKKLFIHTIHMVYNNTNLWKYDVEESGSETTES from the exons atgattttgcTGCAGCTGACAGTCCTGGGTTATTTGAACACGGGGAAAACAGCTCTAATCAATTCCATTATGAACAATGACATTTATAGCAACTATGTCCACACGGATTTACCAAT CGTATACTACAAAGTAcacaaggagaaaaatagGAGCTTCTGCGTTGAGATTGAAGATACGTCTGTTAACGTGGATGTGAATGTCTTTATGAACATGCTGAGGAGGGAAA TCACGACGGACAGTAGAAGTATGCGAAACCCTGTGTTCAGTTTATTTGAAAAACCGACCATTCCTTTTCAAGGGGGAGACCAATACAACTCAATCAGCTACG GAAGGATGGCCTACTTCCTAGTCTTCGACCTCACGAACGCGTCCACCCTCGAATACGTGAAGATGATTTACGCGAACATGTCCAATGCATATGACCGATACTAT ACCCTAAAACCGTTTATATCTCTTGTCGGGAATAAATATG ATTTGGTCACGGAGGACTGTGAGTTAGTTAGGCAGGCGGAGAACTTCGC CAACGAGAACATGGTTCAGCTGTGGCTAACATCGGCGACCACGGGCAGGAACGTCAAAAAG cTGTTCATTCACACGATCCACATGGTGTACAATAATACGAACTTGTGGAAATACGACGTAGAGGAG TCCGGTTCCGAAACGACAGAAAGTTAA
- a CDS encoding step II splicing factor, putative (encoded by transcript PVX_083305A) — MWINKIGNKSASFINHKHFHPGNIKNLERVWLAEEKERKRKEEEEKYLKKKEEQYKLYVLKQQLKKNEQEEGCRNDPQNYLSHVNREAKRGSSKRKANGVNVHPGLNTPNGNDETETSCNKVLVKSKYSEDVFVKNHRAVYGSYYDKEKKKWGYRCCKSVDKNAACTNHVPDDATPNGAGDRAVKKDLNKAKNKKKNKNKKKNNRVDNSITAVLNKFL; from the exons atgtggataaacaaaattgggaatAAGAGTGCTTCCTTCATAAACCACAAGCATTTCCACCCAG GTAACATTAAAAACCTCGAGAGAGTATGGCTAgctgaagaaaaggaaagaaagcgaaaggaagaagaagaaaaatatctgaagaaaaaggaagagcagTACAAGCTGTACGTTTTAAAACAGCAGCTTAAGAAGAATGAGCAGGAAGAAGGATGTAGAAACGACCCTCAGAATTATCTGTCCCATGTTAACAGAGAAGCTAAAAGAGGAAGCTCAAAGAGAAAGGCCAACGGAGTGAATGTTCATCCGGGGTTAAATACCCCAAATGGTAACGATGAAACGGAGACAAGCTGTAACAAAGTACTTGTCAAGTCAAAATATAGTGAAGAcgtttttgtgaaaaatcaTAGAGCCGTTTATGGCTCCTATTATgacaaggagaaaaagaagtggGGCTACAGGTGCTGCAAATCTGTGGACAAGAATGCTGCCTGTACGAACCATGTACCTGATGATGCTACGCCAAATGGTGCAGGTGATAGGGCCGTTAAGAAGGACCTAAACAAGGccaaaaataagaagaaaaataaaaacaagaaaaagaacaaccGCGTTGATAACAGCATAACGGCAGttttgaacaaatttttgtgA
- a CDS encoding translation elongation factor, putative (encoded by transcript PVX_083310A), which produces MDLVKYLNENERLRNICILAHVDHGKTTLVDNLISSNKIISDKNIGKVKYLDSREDEQKRQITMKSSSILLKHTYNKAYLDELFRDRAAAQRRAADEEISTEEKHIPTADKQISTEEKHIPTNEKVSTDEKIPPPNQHTLTPCPNGAASTTRSVIRRRADAEAETETAEDRNTHLINIIDTPGHVDFSSEVSTCIRICDGALILVDCIEGVCSQTKIVFRQTWKEMIKSILVINKIDKLITNQNMDSISAYEHINNIIEQVNAYIYQLYVEENMNNENVETSEMEKYTYSPLKGNVLLCSSTHCWCIDMNIFSTLFCKKMNINMNNSEKIKKYMWNQYYFNTKEKKILKMTNDTSTYQGNSSGGQKKKKKNLFSLVVLDFLWKIYEITTINRDDEQIKKLCLELNISTYFLKKNQQNNVENNTFILIYIMSHFLNLSRSIFNSCIEIFPSPKNIDPNRLFKIYPSLYNEHIYRNIVECSSSTDFTIIYISKYICANVQNNTLIGFRGFYDKNTFLSICRIYAGTLHENMFLYICGRGIKTVVKKIYICMGGDLLPIARAYAGNIVAVYLSIVHVDPLPAGGGGVTSGEGGGSGCRGGNVGWNHCGDPHGEDAKREDPSTIPIETDNMLNESGHSPQENQTEEMAEGMAKPGSPSNVPLNIDYHSGGKNDLQYLSNTLMNLIKNKRSKKEHNIFIMNSDGVFLNKNITLSSHQNADSFILPFTDTCSTILHTIIEPKNIQDMNKFLYGLILLYTCDTSIDIDFNERGEYILKFCGEIHMQKCLSDFVNIYSNIEIKTSDTNISIREGIQENVVKVKRKKSKVQENMKDLHAQYVRIGTHSQGKCGEYAASGEYAASGEYAASGECAASGECAANGEDPQEVNNTDIPHIDSGGVKQGEKISSHNTADGDCERGNCNHPRGSKIERNNHPTSIFRHIQLEKENHFLNILFNYSHNTICQKLNNNSFYIFLSALNMPPNLLHFFDKHYSNIQAVLENRSISPCFLNYEKSDSSTTNEHVMYKQCLINLERCVNDLCFFDRVDGDEAVEDRGVIGVGGVSGVSGVGGDTAPDRGTAHGCPDGVGEGAAPDPPGNAEKASQPRKNKNYQLELWDVCVQNGSVTLLYIKKYFSKKKSDEYLLDNIITNDKYKQIINKRSFVDTYLSDTNSDVNIYLNNLCLGFKMASKYGPIAQEPIRGALFIIEGLIIDEAENGDPFEDLSSKEENSEYKINAGNIIALMKEACLNAVLQNKLRIYEPMLRLNLTCESNVLGKVYNVLLKRRCSILSEEIKDGYFLYCIDAYLPLFNSFKLAEELRSKCSGNVIYDIQFSHWNKLNEDIFMSNDSSTVVYDEDFDVKLMDNTATEIVNFIRRAKGLETNEKIIQKPEKQCTLKK; this is translated from the exons ATGGATTTAGTCAAATACCTTAACGAAAATGAGCGGTTGCGCAACATATGCATACTGGCCCATGTAGATCACGGGAAGACGACCCTGGTTGACAACCTGATAAGCTCCAACAAAATTATAAGTGACAAGAACATCGGGAAGGTGAAGTACCTGGATAGCCGCGAGGACGAGCAGAAGCGGCAGATCACCATGAAGAGCTCCAGCATCCTGTTGAAGCACACGTACAACAAGGCCTACTTGGACGAGTTGTTCCGCGACCGGGCGGCAGCGCAGAGGAGGGCCGCCGACGAGGAGATCTCCACCGAGGAGAAGCACATTCCCACCGCCGACAAGCAGATTTCCACCGAGGAGAAGCACATTCCCACCAACGAGAAAGTTTCAACCGACGAGAagattcccccccccaaccaGCATACGCTCACCCCCTGCCCAAACGGCGCCGCGAGCACCACGCGCAGCGTCATCAGGAGGAGAGCAGACGCGGAGGCGGAGACCGAAACGGCGGAAGATAGAAACACGCACCTCATCAACATCATAGACACCCCCGGACACGTGGACTTCTCATCCGAAGTGTCCACCTGCATTCGAATCTGTGACGGAGCCCTCATACTAGTGGACTGCATAGAAGGAGTGTGCAGCCAAACCAAAATTGTGTTCAGGCAAACGTGGAAAGAAATGATCAAAAGCATTCTGGTCATCAACAAAATCGATAAGCTCATAACGAACCAAAATATGGACAGCATAAGTGCCTAcgaacatataaataatattatcgAACAGgtaaatgcatatatttatcagCTATATGttgaagaaaatatgaacaatgaaaatgtggaaacgtccgaaatggaaaaatacacCTACTCGCCATTAAAAGGGAATGTCCTCCTGTGTAGCAGTACCCACTGCTGGTGTATAGATATGAACATCTTCTCCACTCTcttctgcaaaaaaatgaatataaatatgaataattcggagaaaataaaaaaatacatgtggaatcaatattattttaatacgaaggaaaagaagattttaaaaatgacaaacgATACAAGTACATACCAAGGTAACAGTAGtgggggacaaaaaaaaaaaaaaaaaaatttattttcactaGTGGTATTGGATTTTTTGTGGAAAATTTACGAAATTACAACAATAAATAGGGATGATgaacagataaaaaaattatgtctGGAGTTAAACATTtctacttattttttaaaaaaaaatcaacagaATAACGTCGAAAATAATACCTTCATTTTGATTTACATCATGTCGCATTTTTTGAATTTGTCAAGgtcaatttttaattcctgTATTGAAATTTTCCCCTCGCCCAAAAATATTGACCCCAATAGGCTCTTCAAAATTTACCCCTCATTGTATAATGAACACATCTATCGTAACATTGTTGagtgctcctcctccaccgACTTTACCATCATTTACATTTCCAAATATATTTGCGCCAATGTGCAAAATAATACTCTGATAGGCTTTCGAGGCTTTTACGATAAAAATACCTTTCTCTCCATATGCCGCATTTATGCCGGCACTTTGCACGAAAATATGTTCCTCTACATTTGCGGCAGGGGCATCAAAACTGTCGTGAAGAAGATTTACATTTGCATGGGCGGGGACCTCCTCCCCATTGCCCGGGCCTACGCGGGCAACATCGTGGCCGTCTACTTGTCCATCGTCCACGTGGACCCCctccccgcgggggggggcggcgttACAAGCGGCGAAGGCGGTGGTAGCGGCTGCAGAGGGGGCAACGTTGGCTGGAACCATTGTGGAGACCCCCACGGGGAAGACGCCAAACGGGAGGACCCCTCGACGATCCCCATCGAAACGGATAATATGCTGAACGAGTCGGGACACTCCCCCCAAGAGAACCAAACCGAGGAGATGGCCGAGGGGATGGCCAAACCCGGAAGCCCCAGCAACGTGCCCCTCAACATAGACTACCacagtggggggaaaaacgacTTGCAGTACCTCTCAAACACGCTGAtgaatttgataaaaaacaaacgaagcaaaaaagagcaCAACATATTCATAATGAACAGTGATGGGGTTTTtctaaacaaaaatattaccTTGTCGAGTCATCAAAATGCGGATTCGTTTATCCTCCCATTCACAGATACATGCTCAACCATACTGCACACCATAATCGAGCCGAAGAACATTCAAGACATGAATAAATTTCTCTACGGCTTAATTCTACTCTACACATGCGACACATCCATCGACATAGATTTTAACGAAAGGGGGGAGTACATTTTAAAGTTCTGTGGAGAAATCCACATGCAGAAGTGCCTCTCCGATTTTGTGAACATTTACAGCAACATAGAAATTAAGACGTCCGACACGAATATCTCCATCCGGGAGGGAATACAAGAAAATGTCGTAAAGgtaaagaggaagaaaagtaAGGTGCAGGAAAATATGAAAGATTTGCACGCACAGTATGTTAGGATTGGCACGCACAGTCAAGGCAAGTGCGGGGAGTACGCGGCAAGTGGGGAGTATGCGGCAAGTGGGGAGTACGCGGCAAGTGGGGAGTGTGCTGCAAGTGGGGAGTGTGCTGCCAATGGGGAAGACCCCCAAGAGGTCAACAATACAGACATACCGCATATCGACAGTGGCGGCGTAAAGCAGGGGGAAAAGATCTCTTCTCATAACACCGCCGATGGTGACTGCGAAAGGGGCAACTGCAACCATCCGCGTGGCTCCAAAATCGAAAGAAACAACCATCCGACGAGCATCTTCAGACATATTCAGctcgaaaaagaaaaccactTCCTAAACATCCTTTTCAATTACAGCCATAATACAATTTGCCAAAAGCTAAACAATAactctttttatatttttttaagtgcccTAAATATGCCCCCAAATCTGCTCCACTTTTTTGATAAGCATTATTCGAATATACAAGCCGTCTTAGAAAACAGGTCCATATCTCCCtgctttttaaattatgaaaaatccGATTCGTCCACCACAAATGAGCACGTCATGTACAAGCAGTGCTTGATCAACCTGGAGAGGTGCGTCAACGACTTGTGCTTCTTCGACCGGGTTGACGGCGACGAGGCGGTGGAGGACAGGGGGGTCATCGGCGttggcggggttagcggcgttagtgGGGTTGGCGGCGACACCGCTCCGGACCGCGGAACTGCCCATGGCTGCCCCGACGGGGTGGGCGAAGGAGCCGCGCCCGACCCCCCCGGCAACGCAGAGAAAGCCAGCCAGCCGCGCAAGAACAAGAACTACCAACTGGAGCTCTGGGACGTGTGCGTGCAAAACGGAAGCGTCACCCTACTGTACATCAAGAAGTATTttagcaaaaagaaaagtgaCGAGTACTTGCTCGACAATATCATAACGAACGACAAGTACAAGCAAATAATTAACAAGCGGTCCTTCGTCGACACCTACCTCTCAGACACCAACAGCGACGTGAACATCTATTTGAACAATTTATGCCTCGGCTTTAAAATGGCTTCAAAATATGGCCCCATCGCCCAGGAGCCCATCAg aggaGCCCTGTTCATCATCGAGGGCCTCATCATCGACGAGGCAGAAAACGGAGACCCATTCGAAGACCTAAGCtcaaaggaagaaaacagcgaatataaaattaacgCAGGGAACATCATCGCTCTGATGAAGGAGGCTTGTTTGAACGCGGTCCtccaaaataaattaagaatataCGAACCCATGTTAAGATTAAATTTGACATGTGAGAGCAACGTCCTGGGGAAGGTATATAACGTGCTACTCAAGAGAAGGTGCTCCATTTTGTCGGAGGAAATAAAAGACGGCTACTTCCTATACTGTATTGATGCCTACCTTCCTCTCTTTAATTCGTTTAAGCTGGCAGAAGAGCTAAGGTCCAAATGTTCTGGCAATGTTATATACGATATACAGTTCAGCCACTGGAATAAGCTGAACGAGGACATCTTCATGTCGAATGATAGCTCCACCGTCGTCTACGACGAGGACTTCGACGTCAAGTTGATGGATAACACTGCCACGGAGATTGTCAACTTTATTCGGAGGGCGAAG GGCCTAGAAACGAACGAGAAGATAATACAAAAGCCGGAGAAGCAGTGCACCCTCAAGAAGTAA
- a CDS encoding hypothetical protein, conserved (encoded by transcript PVX_083295A), whose amino-acid sequence MMNLSEDTDINKLIEERNEWVKKYESAEAECAVLREKLERITLDSPDRYEQHHGNDAIQRDISMKYKYMQNRCEFLVVQLNIRTLEKEKEARKNQDLQSTIEKQKNEIKGYQKILEKVKHMNISFRKEKNETEKKICTIRDSDLLTRNDNVLLKEIVKINDKLMEVNEKIRDNVEEELNKAKTKLSVAQEKIGRFSEAVHTMRENFTKYKKRKEHIMLKILTANEQLKKELREKKITERRNVEWNSQLEGYITANVLLNFYEAKHKMSDFVLNTMLRFVSSMASWDRVGGGNADGLERANEGGANYSMLNSLLGIPLGGEKKIKTGWRSGNEAYDEQMNTLKRDLLWGNFPQRRQKMNKQDAPAKAEISEEDSNSLEAFVRTNPNRPNVVNDIYYHIKLVNDILETVNVTLVLLAYTHETYLKEPLNHIHQEGYSQMQEKGNLRFGAYFFTSLSNFLLSLLKYVNIVRGTDRQAHLALLEEEQLFKLFCLCKYVLEEYVEKIRIKLFTSTIDYHVLDVLSDRLRSIYDEVFLHVVGGNTEEGEEKGDTPDGEVPPTGVSPQCSDHMGRKKQTKEEAKRTKLITRGGSQNRDGDSPHEGRFYVESAEETTSLDVLGHLNLATGWSILLMIDRDVYCDVYPDTDVTRQKEIIAKCQELLKLVKAPLKISNFYFPVKRYKSSFKKFIRHCERYQKVLISSANGGTSTTHGGTHTECTINQVSVSMVEELNRILENVTEVYAIDAQEQGDPYILQMCGKLVELHRNEVAGRGKQSKEQLREEDLKRDELITQLHEEVIVNRAKINALNKQLNLLTIREEKYNKISIDLNVLKKEKNEYLNIIRELRESKNENVSEISKLTKYYNDVKRKYNDILKSYEQRKKLYGNQKQMEPSNIDTYYMKKIINHLYYENFLTKVGAHYRLFGQSGHPRDETSAFASLSPTGAGRKNPFGPTPLLPLCAHDEGGGVSSLTSQMGPNPDRPPKNHTRFANDTHFEDDAYLTSEQHANLYDDIYNCEIIKGRINRAKRGYFKNGLYRTKTTLQRMPSCPKGEKNTQRIHGIIDIIEEYKNLKNEIFTQMVNTPIGANCFLLGGEKRGKQNWAHLSEKVAQLKCAIRKFHDDSKGAGLHGGPPPSARNVLTISFRDSSGSGDDGDTPRDRTAGNGHLTANGHLTANGHLTANGHPTAEGHPTTEGKAQQSRNHVILTEQSFSHLLHNMFDL is encoded by the exons ATGATGAACCTAAGT GAGGACACAGACATTAACAAACTGATTGAG gAACGGAACGAATGGGTAAAGAAGTACGAAAGCGCTGAGGCCGAATGTGCAGTGTTGAGGGAGAAGTTGGAGAGGATCACTTTGGACAGCCCCGACAGATATGAGCAGCATCATGGGAACGACGCCATCCAGAGGGACATTTCGATGAAGTACAAATATATG CAAAACCGGTGCGAATTCCTCGTCGTCCAGCTGAACATCCGCACCctggagaaggagaaagaggCGCGGAAAAACCAAGACCTGCAGTCCACGATCGAGAAgcagaaaaacgaaataaaggGGTACCAGAAAATTcttgaaaaagtaaaacacATGAACATCTCCTtcagaaaagagaaaaacgaaacCGAAAAGAAAATTTGCACCATTAGAGATAGCGACTTACTCACCAGGAACGACAACGTCCTGCTCAAagaaatagtaaaaataaatgacaaGCTGATGGaagtgaatgaaaaaataagagaCAACGTTGAGGAAGAGCTCAACAAGGCCAAAACGAAGCTGTCCGTGGCCCAGGAGAAAATTGGGCGGTTCTCCGAGGCAGTCCACACCATGAGGgagaattttacaaaatacaaaaagaggaaggaacatattatgctaaaaatattaacagcCAATgaacagttaaaaaaagaattgagggaaaaaaaaataaccgaGAGACGCAACGTAGAGTGGAACAGCCAGTTGGAGGGGTACATCACAGCCAATGTGTTGCTGAATTTTTACGAGGCCAAACACAAAATGAGCGACTTTGTCTTGAACACTATGCTGAGGTTTGTCAGCTCGATGGCCAGTTGGGATCGTGTCGGCGGTGGGAATGCGGACGGGTTGGAAAGGGCCAATGAGGGGGGTGCAAACTACTCCATGTTGAACTCCCTCCTGGGAATACCCCtcgggggtgaaaaaaaaataaaaacgggATGGCGCTCCGGAAATGAAGCCTACGACGAGCAAATGAACACCCTAAAGAGAGACCTCCTTTGGGGCAATTTCCCACAGAGgcggcaaaaaatgaacaagcaGGATGCCCCCGCCAAGGCAGAAATTTCGGAAGAAGATAGCAACTCCCTGGAAGCGTTCGTACGGACCAACCCGAACAGACCAAACGTGGTAAACGATATATACTACCACATAAAGCTCGTGAATGACATTTTAGAGACCGTCAACGTGACGCTGGTTCTCCTTGCGTACACCCATGAGACGTACTTAAAGGAGCCGCTAAACCACATCCACCAGGAGGGGTATAGCCAAATGcaagaaaaggggaacctACGATTTGGTGCCTACTTTTTTACCTCTCTCTCGAATTTTCTCTTATCCCTTTTGAAATACGTCAATATTGTTAGAGGCACAGATAGACAGGCCCACCTCGCACTACTGGAAGAGGAGCAGCTATTCAAATTGTTCTGTTTGTGCAAATATGTCCTGGAGGAGTACGTAGAGAAGATAAGAATTAAGCTCTTCACGTCGACGATTGATTACCACGTATTGGATGTGCTCAGCGATAGGTTAAGAAGCATCTATGATGAGGTCTTTCTCCACGTGGTGGGGGGAAACaccgaggagggggaagaaaagggagaTACCCCAGATGGGGAAGTCCCCCCAACAGGGGTCTCTCCACAATGTAGTGACCacatggggaggaaaaaacaaacgaaagAGGAAGCGAAACGTACCAAACTGATAacccggggggggagccaAAATAGGGATGGCGACTCCCCCCATGAGGGACGCTTCTACGTCGAGTCTGCCGAGGAAACCACCTCGCTTGACGTGCTGGGCCACCTAAATCTCGCCACGGGGTGGAGCATCCTGCTAATGATCGACCGGGATGTCTACTGTGATGTGTACCCAGATACTGACGTCACCCGGCAGAAGGAGATAATCGCCAAATGTCAAGAGCTGCTCAAATTAGTGAAGGCCCCGCTCAAAAttagcaatttttatttccccgtAAAGAGGTATAAatcttcttttaaaaaatttattaggCACTGCGAAAGGTACCAGAAGGTTCTCATCAGCAGCGCGAACGGAGGGACCTCCACAACACATGGGGGTACCCACACCGAATGCACAATCAACCAGGTGAGTGTCTCCATGGTGGAAGAACTGAACAGAATATTGGAGAATGTCACTGAGGTCTACGCCATCGACGCGCAGGAGCAGGGGGACCCATACATACTGCAAATGTGCGGCAAACTGGTAGAGCTCCACCGGAACGAAGTGGcgggaagggggaaacaaagTAAAGAGCAGCTGAGAGAGGAGGACCTAAAAAGAGACGAACTCATAACACAGTTGCACGAAGAAGTTATAGTAAATAGAGCCAAAATAAATGCGCTCAACAAACAGCTGAACCTACTCACCataagggaagaaaaatacaacaaAATCAGCATCGACTTGAACGTtctaaaaaaggaaaaaaatgaatatctAAATATAATTAGGGAGCTACGTGAAAGTAAAAACGAAAACGTAAGTGAAATTTCGAAGCtcacaaaatattataatgatgTTAAGAGGAAGTATAATGATATTTTGAAAAGTTATGAACAGAGGAAGAAGCTTTATGGCAACCAGAAGCAAATGGAACCGTCCAATATTGACACCtattatatgaagaaaattataaatcatCTCTACTACGAGAATTTTTTGACCAAGGTGGGTGCACACTACCGCTTGTTTGGGCAATCGGGGCACCCCCGCGATGAGACCAGCGCCTTCGCCTCGTTATCCCCCACCGGTGCGGGGAGGAAAAACCCCTTTGGGCCCACACCACTCCTCCCGCTGTGTGCGCATGACGAAGGGGGGGGCGTATCCTCCTTAACAAGCCAAATGGGTCCTAACCCAGACCGACCCCCGAAAAACCACACCCGCTTCGCGAATGACACCCACTTCGAGGATGACGCCTACCTCACCAGTGAGCAGCACGCCAACCTGTACGACGACATTTACAACTGCGAAATAATCAAAGGCAGAATTAACCGCGCGAAAAGGGGCTACTTCAAAAATGGACTCTACCGCACGAAGACCACTTTGCAGCGAATGCCCAGCTGccccaaaggagaaaaaaacacacagcGCATACATGGCATAATCGATATAATAGAggagtataaaaatttaaaaaatgaaattttcaCCCAAATGGTGAATACCCCAATTGGGGCTAATTGCTTCCtactggggggggaaaaaaggggaaaacaaaattgggcACACTTGTCTGAAAAGGTGGCTCAACTGAAATGTGCCATAAGAAAATTTCATGACGACAGTAAAGGGGCAGGGTTACAtgggggtcctcctcccTCCGCCAGAAATGTCCTCACCATTTCGTTTCGGGACAGCTCGGGCAGTGGCGACGACGGGGACACTCCGCGGGATCGCACAGCAGGAAACGGGCATCTCACCGCAAACGGGCATCTCACCGCAAACGGGCATCTCACCGCAAACGGGCATCCCACCGCAGAGGGGCATCCCACCACTGAAGGCAAAGCACAGCAAAGCCGCAACCATGTTATACTCACCGAACAGTCCTTTTCCCACCTCCTCCACAACATGTTCGATTTGTGA